Part of the Methanobacterium sp. Maddingley MBC34 genome, TGGCAGCTGCTACCAGGTCGGTGGGAGAGGTAACATGCACTTCCTGGATCATGATATCTTTAGCATGCAATTTTTTTATCATAATATTTAATTCTCAACTACTTCCTAATATATAAAACGAGGATGAGAAAAGTGACTCAGTTGTACCAGGCTGGCAAGGGCCAGACCACAGACGAAATACGAAAAGTAGCAGAATATGAAGGCATAGATGTTCAAAAACTCACAAAAAGAGTTGCTAAAGGTCATGTGGTGATCCCAAGTAACAAAAACCGGAACACCAAACCCTGTGGGGTAGGCAGGGGACTCAGTACTAAGATCAATGCCAATCTGGGATCTTCACCTGAACTGGAAAATGTGCAGTTGGAAGTAAAAAAAGCCCAAGTAGCCGCAGAATACGGGGCTGATGCAGTTATGGATCTTTCCACTGGACCCAAATTCCGTGAAGTACGTAAGGCAGTAATGGAATCTACAGATCTTCCTATAGGAACTGTCCCCATATATCAAGCAGGAATAACTGCTTCCCAGATGAAGGATGCAGTGGTTAACATGGAAGAAGATGACATGTTCCGCGCCATAGAAGAACAGGCCAGGGAAGGGGTGGACTTCATGACGGTGCACAGTGGCATCACCCTGGATACTGTGGAGAAAGTCAAAAGATCCGAAAGGATAATGGGAGTGGTAAGCCGGGGAGGGGCCTTTCTAACAGCCTGGATACTACACAACCAGGAAGAAAACCCATTATACAAAAATTATGATTACCTTCTGGAAATCTCCCGAGAACACGACGTGACTCTCTCACTGGGTGATGGACTCCGGCCTGGTTGTCTGGCTGATGCCTCGGATATACCTCAGATTGGTGAGCTCCTGATTCTGGGGGATCTGGTTAAACGTGCCAGAGAGGCGGATGTGCAAGTAATGGTGGAAGGACCAGGACACGTACCCTTAAACCAGGTGGAAGCCAACATACAAATCCAGAAAACTGTCTGCAAAGGGGCCCCATTTTATGTTTTAGGGCCAATAGTCACTGATCTGGCACCAGGGTATGATCACATAACTTCCGCAATTGGTGGGGCATTGGCAGCCCGTGCCGGTGCTGATTTCCTGTGTTACGTAACCCCTGCAGAGCATCTTTCCATACCCGGATTGCAGGATGTTAAAGAAGGTGTTGTTGCATCAAAAATAGCTGCACAGGCTGCAGATGTTGCAAATGGGCTTAAAAATGCATGGGCCAAGGAAATGGAAATGGCCAGAGCCAGAAAAAATTTTGATTGGGAAAAACAGTACCAACTTGCATTCGACCCTGAAAAGGCTAGAAAATGCCGTGAAAGGAAACCAACTCCTGAAAGTGATATGTGTACTATGTGTGGGGAATTCTGTGCCCTGAGGATGGTACGGGATAATATATGAGTATTTAAGAAAATCACCTTTTTTAAAACATAATTGTGAGTTTATTAATACTGGGTGTAACATAATAAATGTTAGAATTATGATGAATGGTCAATGATCCTTGAAAATAGGGTAGACACTAAATGACAGATGCAAAGGAGAAAACTAAAATGCCAATGGAACATGTTGATGGTGAAAACAAAGGTAAAACAGTCCTTTTTGCTTTAAGTACCTGTGGATGGTGTAAAAAGACCAGAATGCTCCTGGAGGATCTGGGAGTAGAATACAATTATATTTACGTTGACCTCTTAGAGGGAGAAGAAAGACAGGAAGTAATCCAACAGGTGGAAAAGTGGAACTCTCAACTTTCATTCCCTACCCTGGTTATAAATGATGAAGAAACCATTGTGGGATTCAATGAGGATAAAGTGAGGGAGATATTGGGATGAGTGTGGATAACATCACTTCAGATGATGTAAACACTTTTTATGAGAAATCTAAAGAGGAAGCAGAGGCTTTCGGTTATCATTTGAATCCTGATGAAGTATTCACCAGGGAACTCCTGGAAAGCATTCTCATAAACCAGGATCGTTATGGTTATGGTGCCTGCCCCTGTCGCCTAGCATCCGGAATTAAAGGAGAAGACCTGGATATAATTTGTCCCTGTGATTATCGTGATCCAGACCTGGATGAATTTGGAGCATGCTACTGCGGACTGTACATTTCCATTGAAGTCCTCAATGGAGAAAAAAAATTGACATCCATCCCCGAGAGAAGACCCGGACCAGGACAACGACAATCAGCTAAACAAAACTCACAGGAACAAACATTAAGTTCTCTTTCCCTACCAGTGTGGAGATGCAGGGTTTGTGGGTATCTTTGTGCTCGTGAGGAACCCCCGGAAACATGTCCCATATGCAAAGTAGGTAAAGAAAGGTTTGAAAGGTTTATTTAGATAAATGTTTTATAATAAACCTTTAATTATTATTAATTTTTTTATAAACTCTTTATTTCCTATAATTTTTTGTTAAACTCATCATTAATTAATTTTACCTATTATTAACCATTTCATATGAGTACACATTAAGGGAATATTTATTAATCTCTAATGCGCATATGTTTAAGCAACTCGAATTAAGGTCAGAAAAATCAATAATGAAATCATTGAGTAATGAAATCATTGAGTAATATAATAAATTAATAATAAAAATCCCCTTATCAAAAAAGGTGGAAGTGAAATGGACTACATGTTTGAACTCTACGAGCAAGTTAAAGATGATATGAAATTTTTTATAGCCTCAGATGTGCGGGCTAAGATATTAATTAGTTTAAGAAGTGGATCCAAGAATCTGGCTGATTTGCGTAAGGAGATCCATTTGAGTTCATCTACCATTTTGCATGGAATGAATCAACTGGAACAGAAAAATTTCATTTTCCGTGAATCAGGAAACTACTCCCTATCTCAGACTGGAGAAGTTGTAGCCAACAAATTAATCGATGTTATGAGATCTTTCTACTCCCTGAACCTATGCGAGGGCCTTTTCTTAAACCATGATATCAGTTGTATCCCTCCAGAACTTTTCAAAGATATAGGTTGCCTGGAAAAATCAGTCATAGTGAAATCTACCAGCACCAATATCATGAGGCCACAAGAAGTTTTATCAGAATTTTTATCTAAAAGCAAAAACTTTAAACAACTCACATCTGTTTACAACCCGTCAAGCATCAAGATTTTCCTGGAAACCCTGGAAAAAGATGGAAACGTTCAGCTGATCATGACTGAAGGAATCATTGACAAACTGGTTGAAAATGCAGGGAAAGAAAAACTGGAAAAATGGATCAATGATGGTAAACTACAGTTAATGGAAATCGATGAAGATGTGAAGATCTCCCTGACCACCGGGGACAATTTCATTGCCCTGGGTCTTTTTTCAGCTGATGGGGCTTATGATCTGAATATTTCTTTAATCAGTCATGGTGAAGAAGCTATTTCATGGGGTAATCGGTTATTTGACCATTACTTCCAGAAGTCTACTCCAGTTAAGGTGGGAGCACTGGAAATGCGTGAGGAGATAATGGTCATAGAAAAATAATTCCAGTTAAATAAAAATAGTGGCATAAAACCGATCTCCGGATAAGTTAGAAATTGACTTTTAAGAAGATAGCAAGGGTTTAATTTTTTCCCTTTTTTTCCTATCTCCTATATTTTTTCTATAATTTTTTAATTTATTATAAACATTTTTAGCAGCTTCAAAGGCCTGTTATGTAAGATTGTCATCAAAAAACGTCTATTAGGCTGTTTGAGCAAGTTATCTTTTTATTTTATAAGTATAAAAAGAGTTTTTTGAAAATTAAAAATAACTATAAATGTGATTGATCTATACCAATAATATCTAAAATCTTAATAAATAATACTCTGTGGGATGTTATGGCTGAAGAAATAAGAGTTCTAATACTGGAAGATGTGCCATTGGACGCTGAACTTATAGAAACTCAGCTTAAACGAGAAGGCCTCCAGTTCACATCTAAGATCGTGGAAAAAGAAGGGGATTACCGGAGGGAACTGGTGGAGTTCCAGCCGAGTATCA contains:
- a CDS encoding thiamine biosynthesis protein ThiC (PFAM: ThiC family~TIGRFAM: thiamine biosynthesis protein ThiC); this encodes MTQLYQAGKGQTTDEIRKVAEYEGIDVQKLTKRVAKGHVVIPSNKNRNTKPCGVGRGLSTKINANLGSSPELENVQLEVKKAQVAAEYGADAVMDLSTGPKFREVRKAVMESTDLPIGTVPIYQAGITASQMKDAVVNMEEDDMFRAIEEQAREGVDFMTVHSGITLDTVEKVKRSERIMGVVSRGGAFLTAWILHNQEENPLYKNYDYLLEISREHDVTLSLGDGLRPGCLADASDIPQIGELLILGDLVKRAREADVQVMVEGPGHVPLNQVEANIQIQKTVCKGAPFYVLGPIVTDLAPGYDHITSAIGGALAARAGADFLCYVTPAEHLSIPGLQDVKEGVVASKIAAQAADVANGLKNAWAKEMEMARARKNFDWEKQYQLAFDPEKARKCRERKPTPESDMCTMCGEFCALRMVRDNI
- a CDS encoding glutaredoxin-like protein (PFAM: Glutaredoxin) gives rise to the protein MPMEHVDGENKGKTVLFALSTCGWCKKTRMLLEDLGVEYNYIYVDLLEGEERQEVIQQVEKWNSQLSFPTLVINDEETIVGFNEDKVREILG
- a CDS encoding ferredoxin-thioredoxin reductase, catalytic subunit (PFAM: Ferredoxin thioredoxin reductase catalytic beta chain) → MSVDNITSDDVNTFYEKSKEEAEAFGYHLNPDEVFTRELLESILINQDRYGYGACPCRLASGIKGEDLDIICPCDYRDPDLDEFGACYCGLYISIEVLNGEKKLTSIPERRPGPGQRQSAKQNSQEQTLSSLSLPVWRCRVCGYLCAREEPPETCPICKVGKERFERFI
- a CDS encoding putative transcriptional regulator (PFAM: Domain of unknown function (DUF1724)); translated protein: MDYMFELYEQVKDDMKFFIASDVRAKILISLRSGSKNLADLRKEIHLSSSTILHGMNQLEQKNFIFRESGNYSLSQTGEVVANKLIDVMRSFYSLNLCEGLFLNHDISCIPPELFKDIGCLEKSVIVKSTSTNIMRPQEVLSEFLSKSKNFKQLTSVYNPSSIKIFLETLEKDGNVQLIMTEGIIDKLVENAGKEKLEKWINDGKLQLMEIDEDVKISLTTGDNFIALGLFSADGAYDLNISLISHGEEAISWGNRLFDHYFQKSTPVKVGALEMREEIMVIEK